The genomic segment ACGGTCTTCCTCGAATTCGAGTCCTTTTAAGACGTTCCCGAACGAGTTGAGGTTCTTCAATTCTGTTTTCGTTCCGAACTTCTCTTGCCCGTATGGACGGACTGAGATGTTACAGTCGCAGCGAAGTGATCCCTCTTCCATCTTGACGTCCGAGACGCCTGCATATTGCAGGACTTCTTTGAGTCGTTCGAGGTAGGCGACCGCTTCTTTTGGTGAACGCATGTCGGCTTCACTGACGATTTCAATCAAAGGTGCTCCCGTCCGGTTAAAGTCGACGACCGAATGATTGGCACCGGTATGGTTCATCTTCCCGGCATCTTCTTCTAAATGGACCCGTTCAATCCGGAAGCGTTTTGTTTCGCCATCGACTTCCGCATCGATGAATCCATCAAACCCGATCGGCTGATCGAATTGTGAGATTTGGTAGGCTTTCGGCGTATCCGGATAGAAGTAGTTCTTCCGGTCGAATTTTGTTTGATCGGCGACGTGGCAGTTGAGCGCCATTGCCGCACGGACTGCGAGTTCGACTGCTTTTTCGTTGACCATCGGAAGGACGCCTGGGTGTCCGAGACAAATCGGACAGGTCTTCGTATTTGTTTCCGCACCGTACTCACGGGCACAGCCACAAAACATTTTTGTATTTGTATTTAGTTCAGCGTGGACCTCGATGCCGATAACCGTTTCAAAGTTCATAACGCACTCTCCTTATAACTTCGGAAGCGCGAATCCGCCCGTCGCAAGCTCGAAAGCATGCGCCGCACGATAGATCGTCGCCTCGTCAAAGTGTTTTCCGATGATTTGTAGACCGACTGGTAATCCGTCGACGAGACCTGCCGGGACCGAAATCGCAGGCACACCCGCTAAGTTGATTGGAATCGTCAAGATATCATTCGCATACATCGTCACAGGATCATCGTTTTGCGCACCGAGTTCGAATGCTGGTGTAGGTGCCGTCGGTCCGATGATGACATCATAGTTCGCGAGGACGTCATCAAAGTCCTTTTTAATCAATGTCCGCGCTTGTTGCGCTTTTTTATAATACGCGTCGTAATAACCTGAACTTAACGCATACGTTCCAAGCATGATGCGGCGTTTGACTTCATCGCCGAATCCTTGGGCCCGTGAATACTTGAAGACATCTTCGAGTGCATCTGCTTCAGCACGGAAGCCATATCGGATGCCGTCGAAACGGGCTAAGTTTGATGATGCTTCCGATGAAGCAAGCAAGTAATACGTCGCAAGCGCGTACTTCGAGTTCGGAAGGGATACTTCGTCGACCGTCGCTCCGAGGGACTCGAGCTTTTTGATGGCTGCACGAATGTTGTCTTTCACAGATTCACTGACACCTTCACCGAAGTATTCTTTTGGAACGGCGATCTTCAAACCTTTGATATCACCTGTCAACGCTTTCGTATAATCGATCCGGTCGACGTTCGCTGACGTCGAATCCATGTCACAATGTCCTGCGATCGCGCTAAGCAAATAGGCGTTGTCTTCGACCGTGCGTGTCAATGGACCGATTTGGTCGAGCGATGACGCGAATGCGACGAGACCGAAACGTGAAACGAGACCGTACGTCGGTTTTAAACCGACGACACCACAATAGGCAGCCGGTTGACGAATCGAACCCCCTGTATCAGAACCGAGACTGAACAAGACTTCTCCTGCCGCAACAGCAGCGGCCGAGCCACCTGAAGATCCACCTGGAACGTGTTTTGTGTTCCATGGGTTACGGACTGGTTTGTACGCTGAGTTCTCATTGGAAGACCCCATCGCGAATTCATCCATGTTCAGTTTACCAATCGTGACGGCACCTGCTTCATGTAAGCGTTCGACGACAGTCGCGTCGTGTGCAGGGACGAAGTTCTCGAGGAATTTCGAGCCACATGTCGTCGTCATCCCTTTTGTGACGATATTATCTTTCACACCGATTGGTAAGCCGAACAGTGGGTTTGCTTCATGTTTTGCGAGCTCATCCATCCGTTTTGCTTGTTCGAATGCGTCTTCGTTCAAGGACAAAAAGGCGCCAACCTTCCCGTCAACACGGTCGATTTGATCAAACGATTCTTGAACGAGATCCGATACTTTCACTTCGCCATCCTTGACGAGTGTATGCAGTTTTTTGACACCATGCTCAAAAAGTGACATTTCTGTGGTCTCCTCCTTATTCGAACACTGCTGGGACGCGGACTTGTCCGTCTTCCCAATCAGGTGCGAGTCGTTCTACTTCCGTGCGCGGAAGCGATGGGCGTACTTCGTCTTTTCGTAAGACGTTCTTTAAATCAAGGACATGCGTCGTAGGTTCGACACCTGTCGTATCAAGTTCATTTAATTGCTCAGCAAAACCGAGAATTTTTTCGAGCTGAACCGTAAATTGTTGTACTTCTTCATCTGTCACGGCAAGGCGTGCCAAATGCGCCACGTGGCGGACTTGCTCTTCATTAATATTTGCCATGTCATTCCACCTCCGGAACTTTTGCAGTATATTTTACACTATTTCTAATCATAGCACTTTTTAGTCAGACAAAAAAGACGATGGTGCATCGGGGGGAGGTCCGCACCATCGTCCTTATAGGGGTAGCAAAGCTTTCGGGCGGAAAGCTTCTAGTAATTCATTACCCATGCGACTGTCTTACAAAACAAAATAACAGAATATTCAAACTAAAAGATCGACTAATAAATAGACATTGAAAATGATGACAATTGTCACGATACTCCAGGCAAGGAGTTTCATCTTCACCCCGTTCTTGAAGTCACCCATGATTCGTCCACTTGACGTTGCCCGAATCAATGGAATCAACGCGAACGGAATCCCGAACGATAAGGCGACCTGACTCAAAATCAAGGCACGCGTCGGATCAAATCCCGATAACAACAATAAAATGGCTGGTGCCATCGTGATACTCCGACGAAGGAAAATCGGGATCTCAATTTTCAGGAATCCACGCATGATGGCATCGCCAGACATCGTCCCGACACTTGATGATGCGAGACCAGACACGAGTAAGGCGACTCCGAACAAGTACGGTGTTACACCGCCGAGCGACGTCCCGAGTCCTGAAAAAATACTTTCAAGTGTTGCTGCTTTTTGATCCGTTCCGAAGAAGACGGTCGCCGCGATGACGAGCATCGCCCCATTGACTGCCCCCGCGATCAACATTGCTGCCCAAATGTCGAGTGTCTGAATCTTCATCAATCCTCGTTTATCCGCGATCTTTCCCATCCGGCGTTTCGTCAAATCCGAGTGCAAATAAATCGCGTGCGGCATGACTGTCGCTCCTAACATCCCGGCAGCGAGGACGATACTCGGTGTTCCCTCGAATCCCGGGATCAAGCCGCCTGCCATGTCTCGCACGTTCGGCTCGACTTGAATGACTTGGATTGCAAAGGCGACAGCAATCACAAGGACGAGTCCCGCGATGACGGCTTCGAAATGCCGTAAGCCTTTCCGTTCGAATCCGAGGATGACGAACGAGGCAATCGCTGTTAAAATCGCAGCGATTTTCATATCGATGTTAAATAACAGATGAAATCCGAGTGCGGCACCAACGAATTCTGCGAGATCCGTCGCCATGGCGACGAGTTCTGCCTGGGCCCAGTAAAACAGTCGGGCGACGGGTGATAACTCGTCCCGGATGACCTCCGCCAAGCTCATATTACTGACGAGTCCAAGTTTCGCTGACAACGTCTGGATGACGACCGCCATCAAGTTCGCTGCAACGATGATCCACAGTAATAGAAATCCGTACTGGGCGCCGGCCGTCATGTTCGTCGCAAAGTTCCCCGGGTCGAGGTACGCGACGGCGGCAACAAAGGCTGGACCGATAAATTGTCTTTTTTTCAATCGTTCGACCGGTGCTACCGGTTGACTGACCATATTGAACACCTCTCTTTAGTTGCAAGTATACGCTTTTCTTTCCTTCAGGCAACATACATGCTTCATGGAAATACTTATTAATAAAGTAAACTGAATCATTCAATCCTGAAATCAAGCCATCTCCCATTCTTTTTGACCGCGCATTCTAACTACAAAAAAAGTCGAAGTTCACATTCAAGTGAACTTCGACTAGCGTGTAGACAAACGTTTATGAAGCGTGAATATGCGATAACGAGAGACAATCCGGTCGCGCTTCCCTGTCTCGCCTCGTCTTCAAAGCGATTCGAGACGGATTGCGGCCTAAATCGTCTGCATGCCTGGCTTTCCTTACCTAAAAAGCGTCACGTTTCGTTGACTCCTGCGGGGAAAGGTGCGTTTTTAACGCACTTTCAGAGGCAGGCAAGACCCTGCTCGTTGTCCGTTAGGATGAAGGAGCAACGGCTTGCGCCTCGCCCGAGGAAAGCAACGAAAAAAGACGCTTGATTTCCCGATGGCACGTTGTCTACAGCCTGAGAGTGGTTACTCTCAAAAGAGAACAACCACTCGCTCGTTTCATGTTAATTCAATCAGACAATCTTCCGCTCTGGTTCGACACCTTTCAGCTGCGCCTTTACTTCATCAAACTCATGGTAGACCGCTTCGCTTGGTTCAGCAGTCGCCAAACTGACAACAACGAGTGCAATCGTCGATGCAAGGAAGGCGGGAATCATTTCATACATCTCCGAAATATAGAACGGTAAATCCTTCACGTACAGTTTGACTAAAATCCAGGCGATGACGACGATGGATCCCGTCAGCATCGAAGCGAGTGCTCCCGCTTTGTTCATCCGGCGCCATAGTAAGCTGAACAAGACGACCGGACCAAAAGCAGAACCGAATCCTGCCCACGCGTAACCGACGAGTGTCAAAATCGATTTTTGTGCGCCGAACGATAACGCAATCGCAAGTAAGGCAACCGCTAGCACCATGATACGACCGACGAGCATCAACTCTTTGTCTGAAGGCGTCCGCTTCATAAAGCGTTGATAAAAGTCATTCGTCGCAGCACTCGAAGAGACGAGTAGCTGTGTCGAAATCGTCGACATGATGGCAGCAAGTAACGCAGCGAGCAAGAGGCCGGTAATGAAGCCTGGGAATAAATCACGCGAAAGCTGAATGAATACGTTCTCCGGGTTGTTCAGCTCAATCGCCTGTTGCGTAAAGTACGCATAACCGAATAATCCTGTCACCATCGCACCGATGATCGAAAAGGTCATCCAGACCATCCCGATCCGGCGGGCTGACTTCATTTCACTCAAGTTACGTATCGCCATGAAACGGACGATGATGTGTGGCTGACCAAAGTAACCGAGTCCCCAGGCGAGCAAGGAGATGATCCCGATGAGCGTCGTCCCTTTAAACAGTTCAAGTTTTGAACCGTCCGTCGTCCGAATCGTCTCGAGCGTCTCATTGATCCCGCCGCTCAGCGACAGGGCGACACCCGGAACAATCAAGAGCGCGATAACCATGATCATCCCTTGGACGACATCCGTCCAACTGACGGCGAGGAATCCACCCAGGAACACGTAGGCGATGACGACGCCTGCTAAAATCCAAAGGCCGGTCGTATACTCTAAACCGAAGACGGCTTCAAACAGCCGACCACCGGCGACAAAACCACTGGAAGCGTACATTATAAAGAATATTAAGATAACTCCAGCTGAAACTGTACGCAACACACCACTTTTGTCATGGAATCGTTTTTCGAAATAGTCGGGAATCGTGATGGCGTCGCCGGCGTGCGCCGTATACGCCCGCAGACGTGGTGCAACGAGTAGCCAGTTTGCATAAGCTCCGAGCAATAAACCGACTACAATCCAGCCACTGGACAGACCAGTTGCAAACATCGCACCCGGCAATCCCATCAACAGCCACCCACTCATATCGCTTGCTCCGGCTGAGAGTGCAGTGACGACGGGCCCGATCGTACGTCCTCCAAGCATATAATCATTCATGTTTTTCGTCCGGTAATACGCCATCACGCCAAGCGTCACCATCAGACCGAGATACAGTAAAATCGCCAACCACATTCCGTTCATCCTTGCTCCCCCTTTTCTATGGTGAATAAAAAAAAAAAAACGGATATGCAGGTCGCATACCCGTTTCATCTATTAAACACTAATTCAAAACATTTCTGAAGTCGTTTTTGCTTGCAAGTGGAGTGTTAAATAATCCGGTCCACCGGCTTTTGAATCCGTTCCCGACATGTTGAAGCCGCCGAATGGTTGATATCCAACGATTGCGCCTGTGCAACCACGGTTGAAATAGAGGTTCCCGACATGGAAGTTCGCCCGTGCGTACTCTTGGTTTGTCCGGTCTTGTGTGATGACCGCCCCTGTCAAACCGTACTCCGTGTTGTTCGCGATCGCGATTGCTTCTTTGAAGTCTTTCGCTTTCGTGAATGCAACGACTGGTCCGAAGATTTCTTCTTGCATCAAACGATCCGTCGGTTGAACGTCCGCGACGACCGTTGGTGAGACGAAGAAGCCTGTTGAATCGTCAGCCGTTCCGCCTGCTGCAATCCGTCCTTCTTGTTTTGCGATATCGAAGTACGACGTAATTTTTTTGAATGCCGCTGCATCGATGACCGGACCGACGTTGTTCGTCACGTCGACTGGGTTCCCGATACTCAGTTTCGCTGTGTTCGCAACAACTTTTTCGAGTAACTCGTCGTAGACGGAGTCGAGTGCGACGACACGCGAACACGCTGAACATTTTTGACCTGAGAAGCCAAATGCTGCTTTTGTGATCATGTCTGCCGCGTAATCAAGATCGGCTGACTCATCGATGACCATCGTGTCTTTTCCGCCCATCTCGGCGATGACACGTTTAAGCCAGATTTGACCGTCATTTAATTTCGAAGCACGTTCGTTGATCCGAAGACCGACATCACGTGATCCTGTGAAGCTGATGAAACGTGTTTTCGGGTGGTCGACGAGGTAATCCCCGACTTCTGCCCCTGGTCCCGGGATGAAGTTCAAGACGCCAGCCGGAAGACCTGCCTGCTCCATGACTTCAACAAATTTAGCAGCGACGACAGGTGTCGTCGATGCTGGTTTCAAGAGAATCGGGTTTCCGGCGACGATTGCCGCAACCGCAGTCCCTGCCATGATGGCGAGTGGGAAGTTCCATGGTGAGATGATGACGCCGACACCGAGTGGGATGTAATCGTAACGGTTGTATTCACCCGGACGACTCTCGACTTTTTTGCCGTCTTTTAAGACGAGCATCTGACGTGCATAATATTCAAGGAAATCGATTGCTTCTGCTGTATCCGCATCTGCTTCGTTCCATGGTTTCCCAGCTTCTTTGACGAGGTACGCCGAGAATTCATGTTTGCGTTTCCGGATGATGTTCGCTGCTTTGAACAGGACGTCCGCACGAACACTCGGATTGACGAATTTCCACGTTTCGAATGCTGTGACAGCTGCCTGCATCGCATCCTCTGCGTGTGCTTGTGTCGCTTTTGAGACACGTCCGACGATCTCTTCTTTGTTTGCCGGATTGACCGAAACGATTTTGTCTTCCGTCGTCACATGTTTGCCCCCGATGACGAG from the Exiguobacterium oxidotolerans JCM 12280 genome contains:
- the gatC gene encoding Asp-tRNA(Asn)/Glu-tRNA(Gln) amidotransferase subunit GatC; protein product: MANINEEQVRHVAHLARLAVTDEEVQQFTVQLEKILGFAEQLNELDTTGVEPTTHVLDLKNVLRKDEVRPSLPRTEVERLAPDWEDGQVRVPAVFE
- a CDS encoding Nramp family divalent metal transporter, with the translated sequence MVSQPVAPVERLKKRQFIGPAFVAAVAYLDPGNFATNMTAGAQYGFLLLWIIVAANLMAVVIQTLSAKLGLVSNMSLAEVIRDELSPVARLFYWAQAELVAMATDLAEFVGAALGFHLLFNIDMKIAAILTAIASFVILGFERKGLRHFEAVIAGLVLVIAVAFAIQVIQVEPNVRDMAGGLIPGFEGTPSIVLAAGMLGATVMPHAIYLHSDLTKRRMGKIADKRGLMKIQTLDIWAAMLIAGAVNGAMLVIAATVFFGTDQKAATLESIFSGLGTSLGGVTPYLFGVALLVSGLASSSVGTMSGDAIMRGFLKIEIPIFLRRSITMAPAILLLLSGFDPTRALILSQVALSFGIPFALIPLIRATSSGRIMGDFKNGVKMKLLAWSIVTIVIIFNVYLLVDLLV
- the putP gene encoding sodium/proline symporter PutP, which encodes MNGMWLAILLYLGLMVTLGVMAYYRTKNMNDYMLGGRTIGPVVTALSAGASDMSGWLLMGLPGAMFATGLSSGWIVVGLLLGAYANWLLVAPRLRAYTAHAGDAITIPDYFEKRFHDKSGVLRTVSAGVILIFFIMYASSGFVAGGRLFEAVFGLEYTTGLWILAGVVIAYVFLGGFLAVSWTDVVQGMIMVIALLIVPGVALSLSGGINETLETIRTTDGSKLELFKGTTLIGIISLLAWGLGYFGQPHIIVRFMAIRNLSEMKSARRIGMVWMTFSIIGAMVTGLFGYAYFTQQAIELNNPENVFIQLSRDLFPGFITGLLLAALLAAIMSTISTQLLVSSSAATNDFYQRFMKRTPSDKELMLVGRIMVLAVALLAIALSFGAQKSILTLVGYAWAGFGSAFGPVVLFSLLWRRMNKAGALASMLTGSIVVIAWILVKLYVKDLPFYISEMYEMIPAFLASTIALVVVSLATAEPSEAVYHEFDEVKAQLKGVEPERKIV
- the pruA gene encoding L-glutamate gamma-semialdehyde dehydrogenase, which produces MIPYKHEPFTDFSQEANKKAFEEALALVSQELGKDYPLVIGGKHVTTEDKIVSVNPANKEEIVGRVSKATQAHAEDAMQAAVTAFETWKFVNPSVRADVLFKAANIIRKRKHEFSAYLVKEAGKPWNEADADTAEAIDFLEYYARQMLVLKDGKKVESRPGEYNRYDYIPLGVGVIISPWNFPLAIMAGTAVAAIVAGNPILLKPASTTPVVAAKFVEVMEQAGLPAGVLNFIPGPGAEVGDYLVDHPKTRFISFTGSRDVGLRINERASKLNDGQIWLKRVIAEMGGKDTMVIDESADLDYAADMITKAAFGFSGQKCSACSRVVALDSVYDELLEKVVANTAKLSIGNPVDVTNNVGPVIDAAAFKKITSYFDIAKQEGRIAAGGTADDSTGFFVSPTVVADVQPTDRLMQEEIFGPVVAFTKAKDFKEAIAIANNTEYGLTGAVITQDRTNQEYARANFHVGNLYFNRGCTGAIVGYQPFGGFNMSGTDSKAGGPDYLTLHLQAKTTSEMF
- the gatA gene encoding Asp-tRNA(Asn)/Glu-tRNA(Gln) amidotransferase subunit GatA, which encodes MSLFEHGVKKLHTLVKDGEVKVSDLVQESFDQIDRVDGKVGAFLSLNEDAFEQAKRMDELAKHEANPLFGLPIGVKDNIVTKGMTTTCGSKFLENFVPAHDATVVERLHEAGAVTIGKLNMDEFAMGSSNENSAYKPVRNPWNTKHVPGGSSGGSAAAVAAGEVLFSLGSDTGGSIRQPAAYCGVVGLKPTYGLVSRFGLVAFASSLDQIGPLTRTVEDNAYLLSAIAGHCDMDSTSANVDRIDYTKALTGDIKGLKIAVPKEYFGEGVSESVKDNIRAAIKKLESLGATVDEVSLPNSKYALATYYLLASSEASSNLARFDGIRYGFRAEADALEDVFKYSRAQGFGDEVKRRIMLGTYALSSGYYDAYYKKAQQARTLIKKDFDDVLANYDVIIGPTAPTPAFELGAQNDDPVTMYANDILTIPINLAGVPAISVPAGLVDGLPVGLQIIGKHFDEATIYRAAHAFELATGGFALPKL